The following are encoded together in the Phaseolus vulgaris cultivar G19833 chromosome 9, P. vulgaris v2.0, whole genome shotgun sequence genome:
- the LOC137822482 gene encoding uncharacterized protein — MATSVKNNFLNHALASNLQQALIRRKDSVQEQHHSKAQEPNKASSKPVVLVTNGEGIDSPGLTFLVEALLRDALLDVYVCAPQSDRSVCGHSVTTGETLAVCSAQVSGANAYEVSGTPADCVSLALSGALFCWSKPVLVISGLNKGAACGYDTLYSGAVAGAREAMICGVPSLCVSLNWEKNVSCESDLKDAVTVCLPLIHAAISDIQKGIFPKNCFLNIGIPSCPLTNKGVKVTRQSSSRASLNWQAVSTNRNPSAGHYMSNQQNLGIMLAKLGRDASAAAAARRLNSNHRNMEIESIGVAGKLSSQQSIKKYFRMELTEKRQQNKEDYLDSSALEEGFVTVTPLCLYENGDMEIQSSVSRWLAIGLSDDQ; from the exons ATGGCCACATCGGTGAAGAACAACTTCCTGAACCATGCACTGGCTTCCAATCTCCAACAAGCACTGATCCGAAGGAAGGACAGTGTGCAGGAACAGCACCACAGCAAAGCTCAGGAACCAAACAAAGCTTCTTCAAAACCTGTGGTACTAGTCACCAATGGTGAAGGCATAGACTCTCCTGGTCTCACATTCCTCGTCGAGGCACTCCTTCGTGatgctcttcttgatgtctATGTCTGCGCCCCACAATC GGATAGATCGGTGTGTGGTCACTCGGTTACCACTGGGGAGACACTAGCTGTGTGTTCAGCACAAGTTTCTGGTGCCAATGCCTATGAAGTGTCAG GAACCCCAGCAGACTGTGTCTCTTTGGCTTTATCCGGGGCATTGTTTTGTTGGTCAAAACCTGTTTTG GTAATTAGTGGACTAAACAAAGGAGCAGCTTGTGGTTATGACAC GTTGTACTCTGGAGCTGTAGCTGGAGCTAGAGAGGCAATGATTTGTGGTGTGCCCTCTCTTTGTGTATCATTGAACTG GGAAAAGAATGTGAGTTGTGAAAGTGATTTAAAGGATGCAGTTACGGTATGTTTGCCATTAATTCACGCAGCCATAAGTGATATACAGAAAGGGATTTTCCCCAAGAATTGCTTCCTCAATATAGGGATCCCAAGCTGTCCTCTGACAAATAAG GGTGTCAAAGTGACAAGACAAAGTTCAAGTAGAGCTTCTTTAAATTGGCAAGCTGTGTCAACAAATAGGAACCCTTCTGCAGGCCATTACATGTCAAACCAGCAAAATCTTGGAATCATGTTAGCAAAACTAGGACGAGATGCCTCTGCTGCT GCAGCAGCTCGCCGTCTAAACTCAAACCACAGGAACATGGAGATTGAATCAATTGGTGTTGCTGGGAAACTCAGTTCTCAACAAAGCATAAAGAAGTACTTCAGAATGGAG TTAACAGAAAAAAGGCAGCAGAATAAAGAGGATTATTTAGACTCTAGCGCACTTGAAGAGGGATTT GTTACTGTCACCCCTTTGTGTTTATATGAAAATGGTGACATGGAAATTCAATCATCAGTCTCCAGGTGGTTAGCTATTGGACTCAGTGATGATCAATGA
- the LOC137822483 gene encoding uncharacterized protein has product MPTNSFSVNEERAKHYSEHENRESHGLSGGIDEKTSMDDVRAPNVFERAKEEFQALSEVLLHKKKIPTSDIRDENQMAESIKHYQEAPSSPSERKAKAANIFVKAKEEIKGMIHHEKSKHHHKETHGKNDDISDNTPTSEVKGPNVFERVKEEFEAVFQAMHPK; this is encoded by the exons ATGCCAACAAACTCATTCTCAG TTAATGAAGAAAGAGCAAAGCATTATTCAGAGCATGAGAACAGGGAAAGTCATGGACTGAGTGGTGGTATCGATGAGAAGACTTCAATGGATGATGTTAGGGCTCCAAATGTGTTTGAGAGAGCAAAGGAGGAGTTTCAGGCCCTTTCTGAGGTATTACTTCACAAGAAAAAGATTCCTACTTCTGATATAAG AGATGAAAATCAAATGGCTGAGTCAATCAAACATTACCAAGAAGCCCCAAGCTCTCCATCAG aaagaaaagcaaaggcAGCAAACATATTTGTGAAGGCTAAGGAAGAGATTAAAGGCATGATACACCATGAGAAGTCAAAACACCATCATAAAGAAACTCATGGAAAGAATGATGATATCAGTGATAATACTCCTACCAGTGAAGTTAAGGGTCCGAATGTCTTTGAAAGAGTAAAAGAAGAGTTTGAAGCTGTTTTCCAAGCTATGCATCCAAAGTAG
- the LOC137820514 gene encoding small ribosomal subunit protein bS16m/bS16c → MVVRIRLSRLGCKNKPFYRVMAADSRSPRDGKHLEVLGYYNPLPGQDGGKRMGLNFERVKYWLSVGAQPSEPVERLLFRAGVLPPPPMVAMGRKGGVRDTRPVDALTGRVLNQEKPANEKNNDQEHEAAENPF, encoded by the exons ATGGTGGTGAGGATTCGGCTTTCGCGGTTGGGATGCAAGAACAAACCCTTCTATCGGGTCATGGCTGCTGATAGCAGATCTCCCAGAGATGGCAAACACCTCGAAGTTCTCGGTTACTACAATCCCTTACCAG GTCAAGATGGTGGCAAGAGAATGGGTCTCAACTTCGAAAGGGTGAA GTATTGGCTTTCTGTTGGAGCTCAGCCTTCAGAGCCTGTGGAACGGCTCCTATTCAGAGCTGGGGTACTGCCTCCACCACCTATGGTCGCAATGGGGCGTAAAGGTGGAGTACGTGATACTCGCCCTGTTGATGCTCTAACTGGACGTGTGCTAAATCAAGAGAAGCCGGCTAATGAGAAGAACAATGACCAGGAACATGAGGCTGCTGAAAACCCTTTTTAG